The DNA region GTTACAACAATCCAaagatgtatattttaaaaataaatataatcaatttgtaaatgaattaattttattaaaagaaattgatttgtttGATGCGCAAAAataaggaaatatttaaaataaaacacacactacaattcaatatttattaaatagtatatatcataataacaataaatattttttataataacagtATTGAagaattcattatattttgacTAAACATAAACAGTacccatatttttatataataattctacattgatttattattaattaattacgtgTGAGAAAACATATCttcaaaattgtacaaatgataattatattataaaaaatttatatatatatatatatatatatatatatatatatatatatatatatatatatatgtttatacatgtataattgttttaattgtatttaataatatgtatgtatcaactataaaattaagtaagcTCtggtttacttattttatatattaaacttatttaatcaTGTTAACAATAacgaaattaaacaaacatacaTTGACACTCAATAATATCATCTCTTTGCTATAATCAATGTTTGTGACCTCGATAAGCAAGATTTTGTGCGTATTTCTTATCAAAGATACAATTGTTTCTGATTTTATGAGGTTTTGTTTtgctattacatttttttcgtATAATTAAATCggctaataataaattttcatgaaCATgtgacaaataatatttattcatcgaATACACAGAGTCACAATCTAACGATTCAAATTTTGGTACAtcgtttttaacattttctattTCATTCTGAAGTAACAAAAGTGGATATTGTTGGTTGGGATCAGAGTTATTATTTAACCAATGGAaaggattaaatatatttattgcagttactccggacataattaaattgacgccattatttattaatgatgatTTATAAACACTATTTGCCGATGATTTTGCTGGTTCTACATAAATGGaacgtttgtttttatttggacTCGTTTCTGTAGGAATCTCCAGCAGTTTTGATCCAGCTTTTTCAAAGTGATCATCTAAATAATCATACTGACACTCATACAAATTATCCACATATTGACCCTTACCCACCAATCCCAATTTGACTACAGAATTCGTATAATTccttagtttataaaaattgtctgtTGTGGATATAAGTTTAATAGTCCACAGAGCGTATGGACTCAAAATATAATCATGctctaacaattttttgtaaactaaATTTGCCTTTTTAGGTTGCCCCGAGTCTTTGCGTTCATAACTATACTTGATGACCTGACTTCCGTGTTTAATGCTGTATACATTTTCCCCGCATTTGTAATATGAATTTCCCAAATgtgttaattcaatttcaaaattttttaaagtatgttcaaattgtttttgtaattttttatttaataatttaaatttaataccgacttctttaaatttaactgcATTTCCATTAAATCCTTTTTTGACATTAGCTAAAAGTGTAACTTGTTCACCACTTAATAAGTCACTAATACTATTAGGATATGAATTTGCGTCCCATACAAAGAAAGGTGGTGCATGTTTATTATCAAAGGTAAAATCGagtatatgaatatatttatcattagGTAAAATAAGAGTggaagattttattatttctgctTCCATATCTTCAACCTTATCTTGTGCAGTATTTATTATAgctgtaatattttttgaatccAGAATTTTCAAATCAAAAGCTGAACTCATCTGAAATGGGAACTTACATTGATAAAATGACATTTTGGCATTGTTATATTGGTTCATAACTAAATTGGCTTTAATTGAATAGTCCAAGCGAGCTATGTTTTCGTTAAAGTCGTGTGTCTCTACACGAAACGTACTTAAatcatgtatatattttactaaccTATTTTGCTCATAGTAACTTTGTATCCTATTGTAAATGTCTATCATGACTGAAAGTCCTTCTTGTATTTTGTCAACAGAATTTGTTAAATCTTCATTTGCGTGAAATCCCTTTGTCATAtccgtaatatatttttttgcatcTGAAAGTGAACTTTTAATCTTCCATTTCTGAATATCAAGATCAACATGAGTTTGGTTACctccattttttttataaaccttTTCAATTACATTACTTTGAATAGATGCCATAACAGGAACAAGAGTGTTAATTATGCCTTCTTGGTATTCATctaattttttggtataatcaCCAAGACCGTTTACCGATTcactcaaataattaattttctcttcatcatttttaacattttggtACACATTAAGTGGCACAGATACCATAGATAAAATCGTTTTTATAGGTCTAgcatatttttcagtaaaattaatgttaattgcgTATATATCTTCCaattcaaaaacattatttatttcatcaacTTCTAGTTTCAGTATATGAAGGATTCTTATGGATTCTGCATCCAAAATATCCACTGTATccactttatttttaacactttcaatttttttaaaaactggatgattttcttcattcttcaataaatttagtgCATCCTCTAGTACCATCCGCAAAATTTCCTTTGTTTGACTTGCTTGATTGGAAATGGAAAATTGTACACCTTCAGGAAGTTTTGGAAGTTCTGTAGAGGGAATTGTCGTATCAATTGACGCAGAAGCTGCCCCAAATCCAGCGGATAGCATATCTCCAACAACAGTACCAACTGGACCAAAAAAGCCTAAGGTCGTTGTAACCACTTGTAATCCTCCAAATATTtccttcaattttatattttctttcaattccttttctttcttttttaatagcGCACTTTTAGCTTTtgcttctttttttaattgtacaatttCTTGTAGCAAGCTATTTATGTGAATATCTATCTTCTTAGCGATTTTGTTTACTATACTAACGATATTTAATTCGATTAATTTTTCaccttgtttaatttttgtctttaGTTCTGattcaaaatcttttttatattgttccacaatttgtttgtttcgttGTGTTTTCATGTCATTGATATTTCTAGTTATAATTTGGAGGAACTTTTGAACATCGATCACCAAATtacgatttaaattatttttagtactccaaattttactataaatagaTGCATATAAATATTGCAATAGCTCTTTATGGGCattactttttacattttttaaggaaTTCCCGGTTTTATTCAACAGTGATTCCATAAAAGGTAAAAGcagtaaatgtttttttattatatatgattGAGCATCTAAGATATAAAAGTCTGTTATTAAATcagatatattataattcttaAACCAACAGTTGCTTtgctctattaaaattaaaaagtcatttattttggtataaatagggttatttaaattattaagcaaatattttttgtagttatGTAAATGACTTATTTTTACCTGAGGTGTTGGTTTCGGATTAATCAAGCCGATAGTATTAACGCCACTGATTCCATTTGTCCCGTTTTTACTGCTTTCTGGTGATGGTTTACGAGCAACAAGAAAAGTAATTTCGTCTTCACGTGTAACCATTATTTCATATCCATGTGAACCCCCCAGCCCACCTTTTCCACCTATACCATTATCACCACCTTTGGTAACTTtcctttttattacaatattattttgtaaaggaCACATATCAATGTACCCTATTAATCCTGAGTAACCACCTGCACCTCCATCACCTCCGTTTCCC from Aethina tumida isolate Nest 87 chromosome 1, icAetTumi1.1, whole genome shotgun sequence includes:
- the LOC126265268 gene encoding uncharacterized protein LOC126265268 isoform X1, which gives rise to MNGSNTPSSLVDEVLTLLGEGDRLIEGQPRHNQVIMFLGNTGSGKSSLAQFIAGDNSKLISKSVDELDFIIEDYGNKIGSGTTSKTLFPEILKTNGRIYYDCPGFGDTRNVAKEISIAYFNKQIIDRVKSVKLIFVVGYPSVRKGVDRQDFRRLVQHVCNFVSDINRFKNSIALIVTKVDNLYSKGKLASDEIIINGIAKFINEYQNELKVSLIEATPDEKIKIRKFIDFTNILLIKKGNAFSRIALFRRPDREGLVSKIQPMQQNKIKIIDLITNNVSYQYKIEADFLYSLSGDAQLHMQYIVKEVNNKLLQTIQIIGEKIIYVYSVYEKESIDIFINLNFYKTALSQLSDLKSTQNLDSFIFKLITFLKTNNLNINSLFLTDLFKWKSKLVFFQKFITTPNLDNPQWHNALKVLIDYLSNKVQNYLYFNGLYNKLSEYSIEYPNITCFPDPNYYSDTPRHVDEVTKKSLQPLSLSNPSISDLKLDMTNMQILCNLLDTLKPLEIINNEKSNCTVVRGHNIKLSEVKYDKSKPLCLYSMNVIYIDQDLKWPSGTVYLFSPQCKIIGNRTINLDGLDGNFGGTRQPQEFTSTPGAHGKPGRPGRTGQTGGLFFGFSQSSGGNLVISANGGKGENGENGQKGNPGYHGKPKVFRDSNEGNIQKGTLGQPGGNGGDGGAGGYSGLIGYIDMCPLQNNIVIKRKVTKGGDNGIGGKGGLGGSHGYEIMVTREDEITFLVARKPSPESSKNGTNGISGVNTIGLINPKPTPQVKISHLHNYKKYLLNNLNNPIYTKINDFLILIEQSNCWFKNYNISDLITDFYILDAQSYIIKKHLLLLPFMESLLNKTGNSLKNVKSNAHKELLQYLYASIYSKIWSTKNNLNRNLVIDVQKFLQIITRNINDMKTQRNKQIVEQYKKDFESELKTKIKQGEKLIELNIVSIVNKIAKKIDIHINSLLQEIVQLKKEAKAKSALLKKKEKELKENIKLKEIFGGLQVVTTTLGFFGPVGTVVGDMLSAGFGAASASIDTTIPSTELPKLPEGVQFSISNQASQTKEILRMVLEDALNLLKNEENHPVFKKIESVKNKVDTVDILDAESIRILHILKLEVDEINNVFELEDIYAININFTEKYARPIKTILSMVSVPLNVYQNVKNDEEKINYLSESVNGLGDYTKKLDEYQEGIINTLVPVMASIQSNVIEKVYKKNGGNQTHVDLDIQKWKIKSSLSDAKKYITDMTKGFHANEDLTNSVDKIQEGLSVMIDIYNRIQSYYEQNRLVKYIHDLSTFRVETHDFNENIARLDYSIKANLVMNQYNNAKMSFYQCKFPFQMSSAFDLKILDSKNITAIINTAQDKVEDMEAEIIKSSTLILPNDKYIHILDFTFDNKHAPPFFVWDANSYPNSISDLLSGEQVTLLANVKKGFNGNAVKFKEVGIKFKLLNKKLQKQFEHTLKNFEIELTHLGNSYYKCGENVYSIKHGSQVIKYSYERKDSGQPKKANLVYKKLLEHDYILSPYALWTIKLISTTDNFYKLRNYTNSVVKLGLVGKGQYVDNLYECQYDYLDDHFEKAGSKLLEIPTETSPNKNKRSIYVEPAKSSANSVYKSSLINNGVNLIMSGVTAINIFNPFHWLNNNSDPNQQYPLLLLQNEIENVKNDVPKFESLDCDSVYSMNKYYLSHVHENLLLADLIIRKKCNSKTKPHKIRNNCIFDKKYAQNLAYRGHKH
- the LOC126265268 gene encoding uncharacterized protein LOC126265268 isoform X3, whose amino-acid sequence is MSSAFDLKILDSKNITAIINTAQDKVEDMEAEIIKSSTLILPNDKYIHILDFTFDNKHAPPFFVWDANSYPNSISDLLSGEQVTLLANVKKGFNGNAVKFKEVGIKFKLLNKKLQKQFEHTLKNFEIELTHLGNSYYKCGENVYSIKHGSQVIKYSYERKDSGQPKKANLVYKKLLEHDYILSPYALWTIKLISTTDNFYKLRNYTNSVVKLGLVGKGQYVDNLYECQYDYLDDHFEKAGSKLLEIPTETSPNKNKRSIYVEPAKSSANSVYKSSLINNGVNLIMSGVTAINIFNPFHWLNNNSDPNQQYPLLLLQNEIENVKNDVPKFESLDCDSVYSMNKYYLSHVHENLLLADLIIRKKCNSKTKPHKIRNNCIFDKKYAQNLAYRGHKH